The following coding sequences are from one Lolium rigidum isolate FL_2022 chromosome 6, APGP_CSIRO_Lrig_0.1, whole genome shotgun sequence window:
- the LOC124662478 gene encoding nuclear transcription factor Y subunit B-4-like — MNREDFINFSGFTQPGRISLPRASTSSTGSASGDSNAQEGLLPIANIGRIMKEVLPPEAKVSKHAKETIQECATEFIGFVTGEASERCRRERRKTVNGDDICHAMRSLGLDNYAGAMHRYLQRYREGEELAAALNNRGRSPPLPDDDMIQIDVRAELSISRGHENHVRK; from the coding sequence ATGAATAGAGAGGATTTCATCAATTTCTCTGGTTTTACTCAACCGGGGCGAATCAGCCTCCCTAGGGCATCAACTTCAAGCACAGGCTCAGCCTCCGGAGACTCCAACGCCCAAGAAGGCTTGCTGCCGATCGCCAACATCGGGCGTATCATGAAGGAGGTGCTTCCGCCGGAGGCCAAGGTGTCGAAGCACGCCAAGGAGACAATCCAGGAGTGTGCCACGGAGTTCATCGGCTTCGTCACCGGCGAGGCCTCGGAGCGGTGCCGGCGGGAGCGACGCAAGACAGTGAACGGCGACGACATTTGCCACGCCATGAGGAGCCTCGGCCTCGACAACTACGCCGGCGCCATGCACAGGTACCTGCAAAGGTACCGCGAGGGCGAGGAGCTCGCAGCGGCGCTGAACAACCGCGGCAGGTCGCCGCCCCTGCCGGATGATGACATGATCCAGATCGACGTCAGGGCCGAGTTGTCCATCTCCAGGGGCCACGAGAATCATGTCAGGAAGTGA